A genomic stretch from Coffea arabica cultivar ET-39 chromosome 10c, Coffea Arabica ET-39 HiFi, whole genome shotgun sequence includes:
- the LOC140015716 gene encoding serine/threonine-protein phosphatase 7 long form homolog, with product MADTPVPPGLHPGPYVHDIISAGTPHRAHSIFYGHIEGNQLDVRRCDRGFWEHTPIPDRVCRYIALAGFEGVLESGYQMVDHSLITSLVERWRPETHTFHLPVGEATVTLQDVEVLWGLHIDGPPVTGIDTYRSIQEWGAICEELIGFSPAVGYFDGQRLKLGCLARALDTELPPDASDVECRQRARIYLLLILGGHLLSDKSGNKVPLLYLPLLRDLETVGQYSWGSACLATLYRSLCDATNPAKSAIAGPLVLLQLWIWEHIPTMRPDRIAPLEHYPGPYGARWNNDLDVHRVVRHVVPAFRDQLTGLRPEEFVWQPYSEDVLASLPAYCTAGADIWRSVTYLICWDVVEPHLPHRVMRQFGFHQSLPDMRLTDNQAALHSLDRRGRANQDWSTTHGHYIDIWTDRRVHVQDGTIIEDTTYPSDEYVQWYRERTVIYISNPSRFPAFPVGFQGDSARAQYLSDAMSRMYFMAQDSLAVSDEQHSRYFQELGDFASTSLHHVGESRRLAFRPPHVPQEIPLYADPCRVQRAPRNTRRSQHGGGRRRRLRSPDPAIQTEFHGGSIATEDQAGASTVLTPQTEIMHERGVSIGHSVSPMTFPEFTPDRDSHQHTSGQCQGGEGTSAQIHQATLLAHITQGHTVVPNQPRRSRRIPKPTTCGTHGKLGQH from the exons ATGGCCGACACTCCTGTCCCTCCCGGCCTACATCCAGGACCATACGTGCACGACATTATATCGGCGGGAACTCCACACCGGGCACATTCTATTTTTTACGGACATATTGAGGGCAATCAGTTAGATGTCAGGCGGTGTGACAGAGGATTTTGGGAGCATACGCCTATTCCTGATCGGGTTTGTCGTTATATTGCCTTGGCTGGATTTGAGGGGGTGCTTGAGAGTGGATATCAGATGGTTGATCATTCTTTGATCACAAGTTTGGTCGAGAGATGGCGGCCCGAGACGCATACATTTCATTTACCGGTTGGAGAGGCCACCGTGACATTGCAGGATGTAGAGGTGTTGTGGGGGTTGCACATCGATGGTCCACCGGTTACAGGGATAGACACATACCGCAGCATTCAGGAGTGGGGAGCCATTTGTGAGGAGCTCATTGGATTTTCTCCTGCAGTTGGATACTTTGATGGACAGAGACTAAAATTGGGATGTTTAGCAAGAGCTTTAGACACAGAATTGCCACCCGATGCTTCAGATGTCGAATGTAGGCAGCGTGCGCGCATCTACCTCTTACTGATATTAGGTGGACATTTATTGTCCGATAAGTCCGGCAACAAAGTCCCTTTGTTGTATCTTCCATTACTGCGGGACTTGGAAACTGTTGGGCAATATAGTTGGGGTAGTGCGTGTTTGGCGACTCTTTATCGGTCACTTTGTGATGCTACGAATCCTGCCAAATCGGCTATTGCCGGTCCATTAGTTTTGTTACAG CTCTGGATTTGGGAACATATACCAACCATGCGTCCGGACCGAATCGCGCCGTTGGAGCATTACCCTGGTCCATATGGAGCTAG GTGGAATAATGACTTGGACGTACACAGAGTTGTTAGGCATGTTGTGCCTGCTTTCCGAGATCAGTTGACAGGCCTGCGTCCTGAAGAG tTCGTATGGCAGCCCTATTCAGAGGACGTTCTCGCTTCTCTTCCTGCGTATTGTACTGCAGGTGCGGACATTTGGAGGTCCGTAACGTATCTTATTTGCTGGGATGTGGTTGAGCCGCACCTCCCTCATCGGGTTATGCGGCAATTTGGGTTTCATCAGTCACTGCCTGATATGAGGCTGACAGATAATCAGGCAGCTCTACATTCTCTGGATCGTCGTGGTAGGGCGAATCAAGACTGGAGCACCACGCATGGACACTACATTGATATTTGGACTGATCGACGTGTGCATGTACAAGATGGCACTATAATTGAAGATACTACATATCCATCGGATGAGTATGTTCAGTGGTATCGGGAGCGGACGGTGATTTATATTTCAAATCCAAGTCGATTTCCCGCTTTCCCAGTGGGTTTTCAGGGGGATAGCGCTAGGGCACAATATCTT AGCGATGCCATGTCTCGCATGTATTTCATGGCACAGGACTCTCTTGCAGTTAGTGATGAACAACACAGTAGATATTTTCAAGAGTTAGGCGACTTTGCATCCACATCTTTGCATCATGTAGGAGAGTCACgccgacttgcatttcgccctcCACACGTACCACAGGAAATTCCGCTATATGCTGATCCGTGTCGTGTGCAGCGAGCTCCTAGAAATACCCGCAGAAGTCAGCATGGCGGTGGACGACGTCGTAGACTCCGATCACCAGATCCCGCCATACAAACTGAATTCCATGGAGGTTCGATTGCTACTGAGGACCAAGCTGGCGCATCTACTGTTCTCACACCTCAGACAGAAATCATGCACGAGAGAGGTGTATCGATTGGACATTCTGTATCCCCTATGACTTTCCCAGAGTTTACGCCCGATAGGGACTCACATCAGCATACTTCTGGGCAATGTCAAGGAGGTGAAGGTACAAGCGCTCAAATTCACCAAGCTACACTGTTGGCACATATTACTCAAGGCCATACAGTAGTGCCAAACCAACCACGTCGAAGTCGAAGAATACCGAAACCAACAACATGTGGTACTCATGGAAAACTTGGGCAGCATTGA